The segment TTATTCTCACAGACCTTATAGGCCTTATTCTTATATGCCCCTTGCACTTGGCATTAGGATTTCCTGTGATTGGATCACAGTTGGGTCTTATTTGAATGCGTTTTTGTTATCTGGATTCagataataatgtaatataatgagGCTACACTGTGAATAatgctaaacttttttttttttagctcaaaGTGTAATCGGTTAGCCCACTTGGTTACTAAAGATGCATGTGcagaaatacattaaaaatggaGCACCACAGTACTTGTACATAACTGACAAATGCTTTTGTTTGACCCCATTTTAAAGTGGTTTTGTATGCTTATGGAATGACATATTTGTCAGAGTAAATATATTTACAGAACTATAGTAATTCACAATGGATATTTGTGCTTTGAAGTACCCAGAATATCCACTAGATGACACTAtggaattgtttttaaaaaataaacaacaggTAGAGGCCTAATGTCTCAACAAAGGTGTTTAGTAAAGAcagatttgaattttttttagttaaatctgtcattatttgaCCTCACGTCCTTTCAACACACATGACGGCAAGAGAAGAAATGATTTAAACTGGAAGCAAAGTAATAGCAAACAAATTAAAATGCATGCAAGTCATCACTTTTGTGGTAAAGCTGCTGTAAATGCGGTGTGTTTGTGAGTGCACTGGTGTGTGGgtatttgttaaaaaaacaacaatgaaaaagAAAGCTGTGCTCAAAGCCAAAAGGAGTAAGACAGTGGATATGGTGTTCAAgatttaaaggaatatttttggttgaaatattttaatttcatgCATAATAGAAGAAAACCACTAAAATAATTTCTGATACAGGAGAATCAGTCTCCCAACTGATTCAAAGTGCaatttatgttttaattattgGCCCATTAATAACATTGTTGTTGTGTTAGTAATATATACTACTTGATTTAAAGACGGGTCGGAATGCTTCtgttaaaactttttttcttactacaaaaggtaaataataatatacgGAGCACCTAAAGGGACagttgcaaaaataaaaaaaatgaagactTTCAAGAGCGTACAAGAAATGATTTGTGCGTGCACAAAAAACTTGTAGCAAGCTCTTTCTGGTTGTGTCACTTCTGCCATCTTATAAAGAAGAAAAGAGCATAGATATGCATGAACTGAGATCTTTTAAACTTGGCCTAAATACCAaaacattttttctgtttttgcattCCGACACAGATAAATCATCACTAAGAGGTATAAGAACAACTGTTTCCCTCAGGCTATATTCCACCTGAACAATACATAACATCTCAGGactgtacagtagtcaacatttcaacttcaaatgttgactactgtacatttGTCCATAACTTCTCTAAAACCTTTCATCTGTAAAATAGCAAGTTGGCACATTCATAATTCAATCTATTTTCTCTATAATTTCTACATAACTTCTCAAAACATTTNNNNNNNNNNNNNNNNNNNNNNNNNNNNNNNNNNNNNNNNNNNNNNNNNNNNNNNNNNNNNNNNNNNNNNNNNNNNNNNNNNNNNNNNNNNNNNNNNNNNNNNNNNNNNNNNNNNNNNNNNNNNNNNNNNNNNNNNNNNNNNNNNNNNNNNNNNNNNNNNNNNNNNNNNNNNNNNNNNNNNNNNNNNNNNNNNNNNNNNNNNNNNNNNNNNNNNNNNNNNNNNNNNNNNNNNNNNNNNNNNNNNNNNNNNNNNNNNNNNNNNNNNNNNNNNNNNNNNNNNNNNNNNNNNNNNNNNNNNNNNNNNNNNNNNNNNNNNNNNNNNNNNNNNNNNNNNNNNNNNNNNNNNNNNNNNNNNNNNNNNNNNNNNNNNNNNNNNNNNNNNNNNNNNNNNNNNNNNNNNNNNNNNNNNNNNNNNNNNNNNNNNNNNNNNNNNNNNNNNNNNNNNNNNNNNNNNNNNNNNNNNNNNNNNNNNNNNNNNNNNNNNNNNNNNNNNNNNNNNNTGGATTCATAATGGTGAAATAAAAACCTACTTTGTTTACAGTGAGAGTGTTTCTGACATTGTGATCTACTTGGGACGTCTGACCCAAAGTGGCTCAAACCCACATGAGACATCCAGGACAGTGACTGAAATCATCAAACATCCTAACGACAGCATAGCACTGCTCCGGCTCTCTTCTTCTGTGACTTTTACTGATTACATTAAGCCAGTCTGTCTGGCTGCTGCAGGGAGTGAGTTTGTTGCTGGTACAGAGAGCTGGGTCACTGGATGGGGCTGGAACAGTGAGAAATGTTACTTCAAAATTACACCCAATCAAAGCTCTAAAATTCTGAAGTAAAATGATTGAGCATTTTATGATATTTCCACTTATCTGTATATTTCTTTTATGTGATAGGATTCGAGTTTCCTGACATACTTCAGGAGTTGGAGTCCTCTGTTGTGGACAATGCTGAATGCAATAACGCCTATGAATCATTTGTTACAGACAAATACATATGTGCTGAATTTTTAAATGGGAAAAGCCTGTGTAGGGTAAGACATCAGTCATTCATTTGATCACGCTCTGTTTATCCAAAACATGATTTTCTCAGTCTTGCTTCATTATCTGTGTCTATCTACTGCATTACCACATCTCTTTTGTTATTGTAGATGTTTAAATATAAAGTGTTTGTCTTTGCAGAGCGATGGAGGAGATCCACTGGTCACTAGGCAGGACTCTGTGTGGATTCAGTCTGGAGTTTTTTCAGATGAATTTGGATGTGGTCTAGACGGTTATCCTACTTTATACCTTAGAGTGTCTGAAAATCAGGATTGGATCAGCAATTACACGCGCAGTAGCGAGCCTGGATTTGTCTCATACCCCATTGATTCTGACATTGTTTCTGTCTTTGATGGAGGCTCAGTCAACCTCCTCTCATTTTCCCTTGCTCTTGCTTTATTCATCATTGCTCTtatcttgtttttttaaagataattttAGAGATACAGTCATGTAGTGATGATGACAGTCTGTTGTAGACACTATCAAATTGATAAGATGGGTGttgaatgtttttaattttttaatcatGGTCAATATGTTTACCTTTGATTTATTTCAGCATTATTTTCCAGCATTTGAGTTTTAAAATAAGACTTTATTATAGTAAATCAGTACCTGTTGCAATGTGATCATGTATGCTTCTTCTAAGTATGTGTTAATCATTTGTTATCCCAAATAAACACAATGCAAATATAAGAAATAGTTTGTGAATGCTTTTTAATTACTGAATGTGTGTCAGTGTAAGTGATTATACTAATAGTaatgataacaataaaaaaagacaagcaaactgttttttatatataggtgctggtcatataattagaatatcttcaaaaaaattgatttatttcaccaattccattcaagaagtgaaacttgtataatgtatacattcattccacacagactgatatatttcaagtgtttatttcttttaattttgatgattataactgacaactaataaaaaccccaaattcagtatctcagaaaattagaatattgtgaaaaggttattgaagacacctggtgccacactctaaatAACTcgaaacacctgcaaaggcctttaaatggtctctcagtctagttctgtaggctacacaatcatggggaagactgctgatttgacagttgtccaaaagacgaccgttgacaccttgcacaaggagggcaaaaCACAAAAgctcattgcaaaagaggctggctgttcacagagctctgtgtccaagcacattaatagagaggcgaagggaaggaaaagatgtggtagaaaaaagtgtacaagcaatagggataaccacaccctggagagaattgtgaaacaaaacccattcaaaaatgtgggggagattcacaaagagtggactgcagctggagtcagtgcttcaagaaccactacgcacagacgtatgcaagacgtttagaggcacaaaacgtacatttttgtacgtttttattgatgctaaaacGTACAATTTAGATGTATTTCAACTTTTAACACGTACAAATAGCTACATATTTTTAtctaaaaaacttaaaatatttacgtatcttttattttattaagatattcgtatcaatgcttttttcatcattttattaAGAAGCGAAttagatttttagcccccttaacctacccccaaacctaaacttACCCATTTTATAgtgaatataaaaggatataaaatgtaactgaccaaaatatgcaggggaATTACCATTTaagtaacaatatagcataaaaacatatatttttatagTCGCTAATCCCATCCTACTTCTAAACCTAACATTAACcatctctgtacagtaataaagaaaaacatgacagacgtaaaagtgcaatcacaatcatttatttattgccaaaatgtcaacagctgtacCAAAAAGTGATCCAAATGACgatgcgtttgcagccgcagtctTCTCTGTCTGAATagagtaggtttgtttgaggtgcagagcagaatttaaattgttaatggCTAAAAACATTATCCAGATTGTTATCCTGATCCCCTTGAGAATGCGCCTGCGcatcattcaaacacatctcaccaaAAACATGGCATCTTGTAATCTATGAGGAATGCAGGCAAGAAccaattagcctttttcacacttccgtgtttctggcttccggattggtgcttgcagggtaaaagtttttccggtgacagcagcggccgtacttaaagtccccctgaaatcaaaattaaagttttttggcttttagtatgaatatattagccttaaggttatctataagctagtgtgctgcaaaacaaagacaaaattcgcgtttacaagatatgggcattcaaaacttacagtctcgtcacttccgccaatatgaatcaaggatttggatgatatcaccgtgcacttcagtttctcatcaaaagttctgtccaatcaaatgctctctagagtccgtaatgtcccgccccctacaaagagacgcattaacccggagcagatcatatgcactCATATGTACGGACGGCATGTATTaaattacacagcctcagcatgattacgatcactatttcgttttagcaagtttcatattgaatctgtgcggtaatttattagtctgtggctgtcataagcttacaaatgcggctttaccgagctcaacggctcttgcccgagcagatattaatggaacgctattggctattcaaaattagtgggcggggctgggcgatatgtttttgtttcagttaaatgtacgtcaccacatagaataacgctgcgtgtttcaaggcacttcagtggacctttaacatgtgtaagttcgggaatcaaagtctatttttacaaaataaatactatgatactatgatatgtaagggataatgtacaggcagccggtagttatcgcagaaataagccccgacagtgtgatcaggacccgacgcgaagcgctTATTACACGgatacttgccacataaggaaaaaaactggacatgaatatgaatttaaaaccttttattggcatatttgttttaaattagcatttttatccttccgcgaaacgatatagtaccacgtgactaacattcaaactatgtacgttagtaagacaatttaaatagattaatgtcgaaattttccattgttaattgtggttgtccagtgtttgtcacaagatggcgccaaacggtaatctttgttggcacggagggattttaaacatacaagtagtaccggctatgcgttattattttggagcggtgattatttgaaaagaacgaacctgcaaatgtctcaactgaccaatcagaatcaagcattccaaagagccgtgtaataattacctgtgttttactctaaaaatagcaaacatttcttcaaacatgtttatttaattatgaatgttagtgtggtggttataaaaatgaaagtaaacgaatggagtaaggtaaaaattataaatcatattaaatgtaatattttttgcacatacctattagtgtgtaaaagggaatatcttgtctttgacgattgatgctgaagtttgtgagtgatcatttaattagcttgccttgttcgcgagtgtccgcctgtggggggaggggcatgctgctcagttaatacacagcttcagaagaagacgcagcagctccgtctcttgtggtttttttcttaactgtttatttcccctcatcaggtATGGAGTGTACATACATGCACTGAAGTTGTCTTAAACATAAAAACAGCAATTTGTGATATGAATGTCATTGTTTATAGTGTTGTATGAGTTGTTACCGAGTGTTGGAGCGTTATACCATTTCGGCTAGTTATGCTAATCGGAGACGATGCGGTCGTGGCCATACTTTTCTGACTAAAGTAATTAAATATGCTATCAGTTAATTCGGGTGACAAGAAATGTTACTACAGTAAGTTGTACGTTATctgtgttttaactgtttttaaagagtatttgtttcataaccattcataaaatgtgagaaacactaattgaatgaaagctgtattttatttcccctgtttttatacagaacaacattcaacatgaacaagttaatgttacattcctgttaattgtcactgattgctatttgtgatgtcagatgttgtaaaaaggaaatactttttgcatgttgctcaattaatacacagcttcagaagaagacgcagcagctccgtctcttgtggtttttttcttaactgtttatttcccctcatcaggcggtgagggtactacatttggaggcaccgctgggatgAAATGCAGTGAAGGTCGGCGTCCATAGATGATGGTCTACTTCCAGTGTTATTCATCCTAACTTGTGGCACGGGAACAGCAGGGTGGGAGCGTCCAGCGTCCACGTTGAGTCTGGAGGAAAAGCACACACTATCTGAGGTTGATTGTTGATACCTGGAGCGTTGTTATCTTCCAATTCAGCTAAGACTGCTCTTCTGCATCACACTGCACACACCTAAAGCCCAAGTGAACTATGGATCAGTTAGAGGACTTGAGATTGGAAGTGATCGGGGCATTGTATTCATTTTCAAGAGAAAATCTTGTTAAATTGTGTGACTTTTTGGGTATTGAAGAGAGAGAAAATGTTATCAACAAAAGCCGCTCATTTGTTATTTCTGCCCTTGTGAAACATCTAGAGAGGGAGGGGTTAAAAGAACTGGAAGATGAGGGCATCTCAGAACTTCTGTGTGTAAGAGACAAAATTAGTGAACTTCAGCAGGGTAGTGAATATACCTCAGAGCAACAGACAGCACAGGCGGTCCAGCAGGTGACTGTAGACGCAGTAGTACAGGCCACAGAACAGGAAAAGCTACAAAAAGAAATTGACATGTTGCAATTAGCCTTGCAAAAACTAATTGAACAAAAACAGAATATTGTCACTAGCACACAGCAGAGTGTTAGTGCCATGCAACATACAAACACCCAGCTAAGTTATGACATAAAACAAAACTCACAACAAAGTGGCACCTCAAATTGGCACTCACCGTCAACTCGACCAGTAATGTCAACGTGGAATAGAGAGTTTAAGATATCCGGCCAGATAGGTGAACCTGGGCAAAAGGATAAACTCACCTTCTCAAGTCTAGCTCACCAAATTGAACATGGACTGAGCAGAGGGGTTTCTGAGCTTGAGATCGTTGATGCTGTAATACGAGCGATTGCACCAGGCATGCAGCTTCGTAGTTACTTGGAGGGAAAAACAAACCTTACCCTGCCCACTTTAAGGCGCATACTCCGGGCTCATTTTCAAGAAAGAGGTGCGACTGAGTTATATAAACAACTTACCTCCGAAGTACAAAGCAGCAAGGAGACCCCACAATGCTTTCTCGTCCGCTGTCTAGATTTAAGACAAAAGATTTTGTTTGCATCCCAAGAAGCCGAATCAAGGTTGAAATATGACCCAAAATTAGTCCAGAGTATGTTTCTTCACACCGTTCTGACCGGTCTGCAGAATGACAGCATTAGGGGTGACCTGCGGCCCTATTTGACACAAACTGATGTCAGTGATGAACTGCTCTTTGATAAAGTCAATCAGGCTTGTGCCCACGAAACCGAGcgacaaaataaaaagaaactcgTCCAGCCATGTATCCCTAAAGTGCACGCAGTTCATACCAGTGACACTGCTATTGAGAAAAAAGGGAGACCTCAATGTCAGAAACATTCAGAAAAGACTGAACTCGACATTTTAACAGAGCTGAAAGAAATGCGCTCAGACATGGCTTTGTTGAAAGACCTTAGTGCAGAAGTTTCTCAAATCCGAGAGTCGATTAAACAACCACAGGTCATGTCTCTTCAGTGTCCTTCTCCAGCGACGGATGTCACTAATATGCCTGCACCACAGTATCAGTATCCACATCCAGGTTACTGGCCGCCATATGACCAGCGGAGAGCGACAGTTCAGCGACCACAATGGGTCCCAGTACAGCGTTATCAGCCCCCTCCAAGTCGAGTAAGGAAATGCTTTGCGTGCCAACAAAGTGGATTAGACATCCACTGTACTCACTGTTACAAGTGTGGTGGTAGCGACCATTTCTCTGCTGGCTGTCGAGCACGAATGACAATGACACATCGGGAAGGCCCTTTAAACGAGTCTGGGTCACGGCCGTGGGACAGGCAGTGACCGGTGCTAAAGAAGAGTCCCCTCAAAGCTGTACATATTGTGGCACCACCCGTTCTGACCTAATGTTGAGAAGCTGTGCAAATTGTAAGCAGACGTTATACTGCTCAAAAGCATGTCAAGTAGATCACTGGGCAGATCATAGGAAACAGTGTACactatattcaaaaataaatgtgaatCCGGCTTC is part of the Garra rufa chromosome 1, GarRuf1.0, whole genome shotgun sequence genome and harbors:
- the LOC141342317 gene encoding serine protease 27-like encodes the protein MSESVSDIVIYLGRLTQSGSNPHETSRTVTEIIKHPNDSIALLRLSSSVTFTDYIKPVCLAAAGSEFVAGTESWVTGWGWNRFEFPDILQELESSVVDNAECNNAYESFVTDKYICAEFLNGKSLCRSDGGDPLVTRQDSVWIQSGVFSDEFGCGLDGYPTLYLRVSENQDWISNYTRSSEPGFVSYPIDSDIVSVFDGGSVNLLSFSLALALFIIALILFF